Proteins found in one Pirellulales bacterium genomic segment:
- a CDS encoding DUF1592 domain-containing protein — protein MLNQKSDRWFMGKLLRIFRLALGCALCPFLNAQLAWSADNEPKPEFHQQIEPLLVQYCYECHGFGEKKGQVAFDEFKTDDELLHNPDLWWKVLRNVRSNIMPPAGNLRPTNEEKLLLAQWIKYQGLGINPRDPDPGHVTLRRLNRVEYRNTIRDLMGFDYKTTEEFPADDTGYGFDNISDVLTVSPLLLEKYLKAAETIVAGAVPTEPRSIDEHTIPGNRFHTADEKLNGSRLSFYQPATIAHSFHALHTGTYRVLLDVVVQGNFEFDPGRCRVIFKVDDQQELQEEFGWYDGKKFHFQFEQQLSEGDHPFTLSLEPLTPTSKKINSLDLILTSVQVQGPLEDQYRVKTANYDRFFSRSEPPSSEDERRQYAREVLSKFVKQAYRRPVDDETIERLVTIARSVYSQPDKRFEEGVQRAMVAVLASPRFLFRAEEPDPTHLNDTYPLVDEYALASRLSYFLWSSTPDRELFQLAEQGQLRMNLEKQVLRMIKDPRSEALTQNFVGQWLQVRDVEGTPINEQAVVAREDDELRKLLDTLRNGGPDIDRRSIFRQLRNRPNAVQLNGDIRHAMQQEVEMLFDHIVHEDRSVLDLIDCDYTFLNEKLASYYGLPDVHGNEMRQVALPKDSPRGGVLTTGAVLVVTSNPDRTSPVKRGLFILDNILGSPPPPPPGNVPLLEDSEKGFKDHQPTSREVLELHRSQPLCSSCHTRMDPLGLGLENFNALGRWRDKERGQPIDSTGELLTGEKFESVQDLKHILLTRYREDFYRCLTEKLLTFALGRGLNYDDVDTVDTIVDRLQQENGQFSALLTGIIDSPQFEKRRRAIAVVGQTAQKP, from the coding sequence GTGTTGAATCAGAAATCCGATCGCTGGTTCATGGGGAAATTGTTGCGCATTTTTCGCTTGGCTTTGGGGTGCGCGCTGTGCCCCTTTCTTAATGCCCAGCTTGCTTGGTCTGCTGACAATGAGCCGAAGCCGGAGTTCCACCAGCAAATTGAGCCGCTTCTTGTCCAATACTGTTACGAATGTCATGGTTTTGGCGAAAAGAAAGGCCAGGTGGCCTTCGACGAATTCAAAACCGATGACGAGTTACTGCACAATCCAGACCTGTGGTGGAAGGTATTGCGAAACGTCAGATCCAACATCATGCCGCCCGCTGGCAATCTTCGACCTACGAATGAAGAAAAACTGTTGCTAGCGCAATGGATTAAGTATCAAGGGCTGGGCATCAATCCTCGGGATCCCGATCCCGGTCACGTCACATTGCGGAGATTAAACCGAGTTGAGTACCGCAATACTATTCGCGACTTGATGGGATTCGATTACAAGACGACGGAAGAATTCCCCGCGGACGATACAGGCTATGGCTTCGACAATATCAGTGATGTGCTCACGGTCTCGCCGTTGCTGTTGGAAAAGTACCTGAAAGCAGCGGAAACGATTGTGGCTGGGGCGGTCCCCACGGAACCGCGATCGATCGACGAACACACGATCCCAGGCAACCGCTTTCACACAGCGGACGAAAAACTCAATGGCAGTCGGTTGTCATTTTATCAACCGGCAACAATTGCCCATTCGTTCCATGCATTGCACACAGGAACATATCGTGTGTTATTGGATGTGGTTGTTCAAGGCAACTTTGAATTCGATCCGGGTCGCTGTCGAGTCATATTCAAAGTTGATGATCAACAAGAATTGCAAGAAGAATTCGGCTGGTACGACGGCAAAAAATTTCATTTTCAATTCGAACAACAATTAAGCGAAGGCGATCATCCGTTCACGTTAAGTTTGGAGCCTCTTACGCCGACAAGCAAAAAAATAAATTCTCTGGATTTGATACTTACCTCAGTGCAAGTTCAGGGGCCATTGGAAGATCAATACCGTGTAAAAACTGCAAACTACGATCGTTTTTTTTCGCGAAGCGAGCCACCGAGCAGCGAAGACGAGCGCCGCCAGTATGCCCGAGAGGTTTTGAGCAAATTTGTGAAGCAGGCTTACCGTCGCCCGGTGGATGATGAAACGATTGAACGATTGGTAACGATCGCTAGGTCAGTTTACTCTCAGCCCGATAAACGCTTTGAAGAAGGCGTGCAACGGGCGATGGTTGCCGTGCTGGCATCGCCACGATTTTTGTTCCGAGCAGAAGAGCCTGATCCTACGCATTTGAACGACACCTATCCCTTGGTGGACGAATACGCGTTGGCCTCGCGCCTGTCTTATTTTTTGTGGTCGTCCACGCCGGATCGTGAGCTATTTCAGCTCGCTGAGCAGGGACAACTGCGAATGAACCTAGAAAAGCAGGTTCTACGGATGATTAAGGATCCGCGCAGCGAGGCGTTGACTCAAAACTTTGTCGGCCAATGGCTGCAAGTGCGTGATGTAGAAGGAACGCCCATCAACGAACAAGCCGTCGTCGCCCGCGAAGACGATGAATTGCGAAAGCTACTCGATACTCTTCGCAATGGCGGCCCTGATATTGATCGCCGTTCCATCTTCCGTCAGCTTCGCAATCGCCCCAATGCCGTGCAGTTAAATGGCGATATACGCCATGCGATGCAGCAGGAAGTCGAAATGCTCTTTGACCATATTGTTCACGAAGATCGGAGTGTATTGGATTTAATCGATTGCGATTACACATTTTTGAATGAAAAACTGGCCAGCTATTATGGACTCCCCGATGTCCACGGAAACGAAATGCGCCAAGTGGCATTGCCCAAAGACAGCCCAAGGGGCGGGGTGTTGACAACGGGCGCCGTGCTTGTTGTCACTTCGAACCCCGACCGCACCTCGCCCGTAAAGCGCGGCCTGTTTATCCTGGACAACATTTTGGGCTCTCCGCCGCCACCCCCTCCGGGCAATGTTCCATTGCTTGAAGACTCGGAAAAGGGGTTTAAAGATCATCAGCCAACCTCACGGGAAGTTTTGGAATTGCATCGCAGTCAGCCTTTGTGCAGTTCCTGTCACACCCGAATGGATCCCCTCGGATTGGGGCTCGAGAACTTCAACGCCCTGGGAAGGTGGCGAGATAAAGAGCGTGGACAGCCGATAGATTCTACGGGGGAGCTTTTGACAGGAGAAAAATTTGAAAGCGTTCAGGACCTCAAACACATCCTGCTTACCCGGTATCGTGAAGATTTTTACCGCTGTTTGACCGAAAAATTGCTGACCTTTGCCTTGGGGCGGGGTTTAAACTATGACGACGTGGATACGGTCGATACCATTGTTGATCGGCTGCAACAAGAAAATGGCCAGTTCTCCGCTCTCTTGACTGGAATAATAGATTCGCCACAATTTGAAAAGAGGCGGAGAGCAATCGCCGTTGTCGGACAAACAGCACAAAAGCCTTAA
- a CDS encoding DUF1552 domain-containing protein has protein sequence MAFVYFPNGARQDYWWPKIAENNSHTGLQFGTADFQFGRTMQSLEKLRQHVQVLSGLDHINATPGPDGAGDHARANGTFLTGVRVRKTAGADIHAGVSVDQVAAEHIGHLTRFPSLELSCEPARKSGNCDSGYSCAYQFNLAWRSPTSPLGPEANPRLVFERLFGAGPQGQRQDNYLLRQQQQRSILDFVMEDARSLQKNLAGRDQQKLDDYLTSVREIEQRIQRAEQFGQPPDPAIDTPAGIPTSYEEHLHLMYSMLVLAFQTDSTRVATMLMAHDGSNRPFPELNISAGHHDLSHHHGNEDMLAKVGEIDIWYMKQFAWFLDKLNETQDIDGQPLLHNSMIVYGCGNADGNRHSHDNLPIVLAGNGGGTLSPGRYVKFNSIPACNLFLSMLERMEIQGIQRFGDSTGRAQGI, from the coding sequence ATGGCATTTGTATACTTTCCGAACGGCGCTCGGCAGGACTATTGGTGGCCTAAAATTGCAGAAAATAATTCTCATACTGGCCTTCAGTTTGGCACGGCTGATTTCCAATTCGGCCGCACCATGCAGTCGCTCGAAAAACTTAGGCAACACGTTCAGGTTCTTAGCGGACTTGATCACATCAATGCGACGCCGGGCCCTGACGGTGCTGGTGACCACGCCCGTGCAAATGGCACTTTTTTGACCGGAGTGCGTGTAAGAAAAACTGCCGGCGCCGATATCCATGCCGGCGTTTCCGTCGATCAAGTTGCCGCCGAACACATTGGTCATCTCACTCGGTTTCCCTCTCTCGAATTGTCGTGCGAGCCAGCCCGCAAATCGGGCAATTGTGATTCTGGCTATTCCTGTGCCTACCAATTCAATTTGGCTTGGCGTTCTCCCACTTCGCCGTTGGGGCCAGAGGCGAATCCTCGCCTGGTATTCGAACGTTTGTTTGGAGCGGGTCCGCAAGGGCAACGGCAGGATAATTACTTGCTCCGCCAGCAGCAACAGCGTTCGATCCTCGATTTTGTGATGGAAGACGCTCGGTCTTTGCAAAAAAATCTGGCTGGAAGAGATCAACAAAAACTTGATGATTACTTAACTAGCGTGCGAGAAATTGAGCAGCGCATCCAGCGTGCTGAGCAATTTGGCCAGCCACCCGATCCCGCCATCGACACACCCGCTGGCATTCCGACCAGTTACGAGGAACACCTGCATTTAATGTACAGCATGTTAGTGCTGGCTTTTCAAACAGATTCCACTCGGGTCGCCACGATGCTGATGGCCCATGACGGAAGCAATCGACCATTTCCAGAACTCAATATTTCTGCCGGCCATCACGATCTTTCACACCACCATGGCAATGAAGATATGTTGGCGAAAGTGGGTGAAATTGACATCTGGTACATGAAGCAATTCGCTTGGTTCTTGGACAAGCTGAATGAAACACAAGATATTGACGGACAGCCACTGCTGCACAATTCGATGATTGTTTACGGCTGCGGCAACGCAGACGGTAACCGCCACAGTCACGACAATTTGCCGATTGTACTGGCGGGAAATGGCGGCGGTACATTGTCTCCAGGGCGTTACGTGAAGTTCAATTCGATACCGGCGTGTAATTTGTTTCTGAGTATGTTGGAGCGCATGGAAATTCAAGGCATCCAACGGTTCGGCGATTCCACCGGGCGAGCTCAAGGCATCTGA